TTTTCCTTCCACAATCGCTTAATGAGCGAGAGGTCGGACCGTTCCAAACCCAATATACCGTTGGCGTACTGTGTTCGGAACAATCCCCTGACTTTTTGCTGGCATCCGAACGCAAAGATAATCGTAAAGCTCACGTACTGTTCCAAACTGGATATCTCCGGTCCTCCCAGGACAAACGTATCGCTGACTTCCACTGCTGTCCAGCTGGAGCCTTCAGTATACCTTTGATTAATACCACACTTTTGTTCCGCTGCGCATTCCTGGATGCCGCTGAGCAGACAGGATCCACACTGCGTGTATCGCAGCGTGCTGGACCGCTGGGGGTCCAAATGGGGGAACGGGTGTGCGTGCGTCGTCCCGCATTGCGAACAGGGCTCGCACGCGGTCGCCGTCAACCGCGACCCGGTGTCGACAATCAGCGTTTGCGCCTGCGGCGGTTCCCCCATCCAAGCCGTCACGTGATGCGTACCCGCGACGGCGTGCAGAGGCAGACGGACGGTCGCATTCGGAACAAGTTCCACGGTATTACCGTTGTCGTGACGTCTGCGAAGGTGTGGTTGCGACAATGGTAGCGAGGCGGCGACCGTTTCTTCAGCGGGTTGGGAGGCCGTTTTCCCCAATATCAGAAGACAAACGACGCGAGTACATTGCTGCGTCAAATgcgattgtcgtcgtcgtcttctacTTCCTCTCCTCTGTGGTACCATATTGCAATACATGTATGACCTTGTGGGTCTTAAAGGTTGTAAAGGAAAGCTCCGACAGAGCAGACGTACTGTTTGTAGGTAATGTAATATAAAGTCCAAAGCGACGATGTGCTTCACGATCTTATGAATGAATCTCGGACACGAAACGGATAGCGATTCTGTGTCCTGGCtctactgacagtgaagtccTTTCATGATTAAAATGGATCACAACTAACTGTCGTCGCGACATTAGTCAAAGCCAAGCCTTTCTAATTCTCATGGTTTCTCAGTCACCGTCAACGCCACAACTTTCCATCGAAGCTAAGTCCTCTAATGTTACTGATAGCTCAGAATATCCGTACATTAGCATGCCGAGACTGAAGAATATGTGTATTTTACCACGACGTCACTACCAGATGACACAAAATACCGCCGTTCCTTACGTCTAAGAGGCTTGCTTCTCTATGCGAAGCTCGAGCCTGCTATTGGATATTCTTTGTATCGAAGTAGACCTTGAGAAACCGCGGACCGTGTCATTTGGCCAAGCGTACAATATGATACATAATAAATTAGCGGGTTTGACCTGTTCTGATATTGAACGCTAATAAGATAGGATTAAGCCTTTGCggtactaactgtaagctggCGGGTGAACCAATTCATGCTCTTCGGTTCCTTTCGTACATCCAAACAAGCATTGAAACTAAAGTCTCCACGAATTCAAAGAATCTCGTCATTTGCTTCTCTATTTACTTACTATAAAGCTATTTCAAGGTATTGACTCAACAAAGACAGGTTTGAACGGATAAACGGTTGCACTCCTCGCAAAAACAGCGAAGGCGGTGCTTGATGAATGCCGATGCGAAACAACCTCCATTTTCCCGGTCCGATTAAAACAAGATCATGTCGACGTGGGATCAGCAAAAAGCATAGCCGATGCTTTTCACACTGAACATGTGTCATGAAGCGACATATCGTGTTTGGGCTCCAGAGGACGAGGATGAATTACAGGCTCTTCCTCAAGCCATTCTGCCAGCTCTGCAATCGCTCGTTCTAGCTGTTCGTCGTGTCCACTGTAGGCGGTCCGAGGATTGTTGTCCACCTCGACGTCTGGCACTACACCTTGTTGTTCGATGCCCATTCCCCAGCCAAGCCTATCGTTGAAGGTACCGATTTCGGGTGCAGAAGCAATACCGCCGTCCACCAGCCGATTGTCCGACGACAGCCAAATGCCACCGCCCCAGGTCCTGGTTCCGACCAATCGTCCTAGTCCTAGCTCCGAAATACCTCGGGACACTCCTTCCCCATCGCTCGCCGTGTGTTCGTCGATCAGAACCACGATGTGACCACGAAACGCAAACTGTTCGTCCCAATCCAAATCTCCTGTACGTACACCAACGCGGTCTCCCCAATACATCCAGGCTTTGCGCTGCAAAAGAGTGAGAATCCAAGAGTCAATGTTGCCGCCGCGATTGTGGCGCACATCAAGTATCAGAGCTTGTGCGTCATAGTCCGGGAAGAAGTTGCGTGCAAATGCATTCATGTCATGCTGTAACATAGATTGCATGTGAATGTATGCCACTGAAAAACCAGCCTTGACAGCCAGCTCCTTAGCCTTTTGTCGCGTTCGCCATTCCCAGGCTTGGTACCGTAAATCCGCGGCAGCCATTGGAGTGATTGGCACCACAATCAAGGGCTCGGAGATCATTTCGTTCGTTGTACTTCGTACATTCCCAGACTCTAAACGAAGGACTTCAAGGCGCACACTTCGACCCGCACTTCCACGTAGTAGCATGTGGAGATCCGTTGCGTGCATGACGCTTTCACCGTTGACCCCAACTACGACGTCGCCAACTTCTAGCCCATTCTGGCCGGTCGGCTCCAACGCTTGCCCTGAGACAGGGCAATACACCGCGTCCCCATTGACGGTGTTGAAGTCTGGATCTCGTTGAGGAATTTCGGTTATCATGTACCCCTTCCACTCTGGTACTCTCTTGAATGTGGCGCCTAAACTGGCCGGCTCGTGAAGGGAGATTTTCTTCGTATCACCCCCAAAAGGAAGGCTATACTCGCCTCCGTAAACAAAGACGTGCAGAGCACTCAATTCAGAAGCCATTTGTGCCAAGACATCGTCCAGCTCTTCGCGTTTCGTGCACCTTACAACAAGAGATTTGTAACGACCATGTACTCCAGCCCAATCTACTTGGTGCATGTCGGTATCGTAAAAGTAGTCCCGTAGCATTCTCCAAGCATCGTTGTACATTTGTTCGTACTCCAACTGAGGCCAGATTGAAACGGCCATGTTATTTGTGTCGACAATGCTCTCGTCAGATGCGGCATCGAGGAACGCTGCCATCATGCCTGCAGCGGTGTTTGACACagttttcgtcgtcccggaagCAAAGACAAGGTAAAGAAAGTCTCTAGTTGTACTCAGCCCCCATCCAACGACCGATATCGATGATTTCTCAATATCAACACCATCGCTTGGGTATGGGTCAGCAACAAATAATTTGACTATTCGTCCGTCATCAGTATTTTCGACGAGAGCAACACTGCCATCGTCCTGTGCTTGTGTCAAAATCGCTAAGTAGTGAGCATCCGGAACGTGAGCAAGCCTGTACGCCCGACGAGCAAAAGTCAAGTCCTTCCCACTAAAATCAATTTCCATGTCCGAAGGAAATACGGTCTTACGGTCTGCTGTAGTTGTTGGGGCGGATGTGGGAGCCTTGGTGTCGTCCAACAGACGGGAAATCGCGTGGCTACGATATCGCTGAAGCTTCCGTGCGACTATCGCGCGCGCTTGAACGTCTTGGCCCTTTTCCAGTCGACGACTTGAGTCCTTGCTATCACCAACCATGAGAGCCTCCAGCTGCTTGTCTAACGCCATGAGCTGGTCAACAAAGGCTTCGGCTACACCACCACCCGCAAATCGCCCCATAAACGCATCCTCTTTGTCGCCCAAATTGACAGAAGTCAAAGGAAGACCGTACAATGCACTCATAGTTGGAAAATATGGCGATGGGGCACGAGATCCCCAAGGACTAGAAACCTCGGTTTGAATATCTCGGTCTGAAAGAAAGTAGAGCGTAGTCGCTACCTCATCCGGTCTTCCAGTGCCTTGGAGATCGGCCAGGACTTCTTCGATAGCCCGAGTCGACAGGTCTCTACCGGTGATGCCCCAAAAGGGTTCGTACGAATTGAAACGGGAAGGTGTAGCTTGGACAATCCGACCAATGTTAATATCTACCACCTCAGTTGGATCTTCTGGAGAGTTAGGGTCTCCACAATCGACAATACTAACAACCTGAAATTGATTGGTGGCCGGATGACTGATGGCTAAGTAGCGCCCACCTGGACTCCAAACAAGCTCTGCTGACGCGCCATTGATAGGCTCTCCCAGTTCGTTCTTAGATGGCAAAACAGTATAGTTGGTTTCATTTTGATAGAGTGGTACGGTTGTCAGACACACTCGTCCATCCGTGTCGGTCCAAGCCATTCGCCGACCGCAGGGGCTGACTTTAACACTATCAGACCGGACCGAGCCCAAACCCCCTTGACGAGTCGATCCGCCATTTTCATAGCCACCCAAGAAGGGTTTTGGCAAAAGATCTGATGCGGAAAACATGTTGACGGCATCCGTGTCAATCGGTAAGAGGAAAAAGGAGTGCTCCGCCGTCGGACTGCGTGGATCCGTGGCCAAAACGATGGCCATCCGACGTTTTTCTTGGTTCCGATCGGCCAAAATGGGAACGTACTGAGCACTCAAAACTCGCATGGATCCGGCAGTCATGGTTCCTGGTGCTACACGATACCGGCGAagtggaagattttgacCGGCGCCTTGATACGTCTTGCTGTGTGCAACGTTTTCCGAGACTGGAGCGACAAACAACTGCCCCCTTACTGTCAACAAGGCTGCCTGTGTACCTACGGccgtttcgaaaacatccagTGACTTTAAATCGCGCAGCACATTCACGACTCGGATACGCTCTTGGAGTCCGTGAAAGTCGGAATAGACTAGAACCGGTAACCGAGTCGGTGTGGGAGGCGTGGAGCCGGTATTGAGGCTTTGCAACATGGTTTGGACTTGCTCCGCCGTCAATTCGAATAAATCTGCTCCGATCCGCATTACAATTTTTTTCAAGATAGGATCGACGGCATACTCTTGCAACGCTAGTCCTTCCATTTGACACGCCACGTTAGTAATCTGTATTGGTTTGGGCATCACGAAGTGTCCCTTTTTCAGGTTCGACGAAGTCGGTAGGGGCGTTGCCCATAGATTCATTGTGGATGGCCGATTATCCGTGTTGCGATCTGACAAGAACAATAAATACTTCTCTGTTGCAGTCTCATATATACTTGGGGTTTTCGAAGTGCCGTTGTAGTTGGGTGTAAGGGGATAGGCCAGAGCTTGTCCATCGCAATATGCCCACAGAGCTTCAGCTGTCCCACCCACATAGCGAGCTGTATGGGAACTTTGCTTGAAACGGACAAAGTACCAGCAACCTTCCTCAAAAAAACCTTCGGTCGCTTGCGCCAAGGGAACGGGTGTGACATCCAAAACGGCTTTGCCACGCATGGCCTGATCCACCGTTAAAtattgatgttgttgttgcaatcGAATCGTGTACAAGCGCATATCCGGCAAGCTGATTTGATTCGAATCAGCCACAACGACTAGCGTATCGACATCTGACCATCCCGCAATCGCCGAGACGCCGTAGGCACTGTCGAAGAAGGAAACCTGCTTGGTACGACGGGTGACGAGATCCATGACGTAGGCTTCGCGTCGGGAAGTGTAGGTGGCGGTAAAGGCCACGAGGGATCGATTGGGATGTAAAACCGGCGTCCGTACGTTCCCTTCAGTCGTAGTCAGCTTGACGGCCGGGAGTCGTTGTGCACGTGAGTTCTCGGTAGTCTCCAAGTACGTCAAGTATAAATCTCCTTCGCTGACAAAGACGACAGTATTGTTGACGATACTAGGTTGCGTGAGATATCCCAGTCCTTCTTCAGTGGCTAGGCCGTTGGTACCGACATGTACAGAAGAGGAGGGAACGACACGAATGTGCTCCGCGGAAAGATTGTACGGATTCCAGGTAGCGTAAGCATTGGGATCATGAGCAACGGTAAATCCGGACACCGACGAGGATCCACCCTCGACCGCAATTGGGGCGCCTCCCTTTCCGTCacttgttgctggaggaTTATTTGGACTCCATCTTTGCCCCAGATTGGTAGTTTGGTGCTCACTTGCCAGCAAGTAGTGACGAAAGCCCAACAAGGCCACTCCGAGTAAGGCAACTACCCCGATAATCGTCAACCATACGTAAAGCAGAACGTTGCCCCGACGAAACGAGGAGACTGAAAATGAATTGGATGGTGGTGCTCTTCGTCTCAACGCTGGAGATCCACGCTGCTCCAAGTCTGGATCACTCagttcgtcgtcttcgtcttcgtcgtgaGCCTTGACGCTCGAGTATTCCTGCAACGAAACGCGCTGCACAAGATCGTGATCCCCACCGTTTACCGACGGCAAGTCCTCATACGAGGAATCCGCCGCCGTTTGGTTTCCCATTCTTTCACCGTCCGTCGAAACCTGGAAGCCTTGAAACCTAAAAGCCTTGAAGGTGCTTCGTCAAAGGCTGGGCGGGAGAACGTTGTGTATGGGCAGGCCAGCGAGGTATCGAGCATACAAAGTAATGTTTTCACTGTCGGATAGGCGTGGCACTGCTGGTCGCTGCCGTAACGGCTCCCAATCATCCAGGTTACTTACAGTtgttactgttactgttagtcctGCTGCTGTCGGAGATTTCACGCCCTATcccatttttgaaaagtaACGAATCACGTACTATGCCCCATCCTCGGTGGAGATATAAACAGCGCGCAGAAATTGGCAGCAAAGAACTGTCCAGTCGAGCATTCAGAGATACCCGTCGGAAAAAGCATGATAAGTGAAAAAGTGGAAATTCGCGAGGACAATGCAATTCGACTATGTTTGGACTACTGCAGAGTCATATATTAGATCATCAATTACTGACCAGCCGACAGAGAAAGGGAATCGTAAATAATTTCAAAAACAGAAAAGCGACCGCTCAGACATATCTCAATAAACATTTTGGAATTGAGAGTCATTATTAACTCCTTTGGGCCTTTTGAATACCTTTCGAAAAAGACTCATTCGAGAGTGTTCCCTAGTGTCCACTCTCTTGCCGTGGTTGCTTCTCGGTTGctgaactgactgtgaaatccAACGAGTTCCACCGAGTAGAATCGATAGACCCTCAAGGCCTTGCACTGCAGTGCCATACACTGGTAAAAAAGGTGAGCGGAGTATTCATTCGAACGATTGGACATGTCGTGGTTTAGTAGCCGTCGCGCCAAGCCAGCCAAAGAGAGCGCGTTCAATACCGACGACAAACCACAAAATGCTTTTGGAGGATTCGGCGCCGTGGCGCACTTTGACGACGGTCCCTTGCGAGACCCTCGGATGGCCAACGACTTTCTCGAAAGGGGAACGAAAAACGAAAATATTCATACGCATTCGGACACCAGTAGCGACGGTGACGACGCTGGTTCCGAGGCAGAGTCGGGTTCTCTCAGCGACGATTCCTTCGTAGGAGGTCCGCTCATGTACGAGTCAACGTGTTCCGACGATTCTATTACTGTAGACACTGCCGATCCAGATTCTCAGGATTGGAATCTACGAAAAGCCAATAACTTTCTGCAGGATTTTTACGACAAGGAGGACCTGGAACGGGTGTCGCAAGAACAGCACCGTTTAAGGTCGActgacgacgagaacgatgcAGAATCGGCATCGTCTTCCGACCAGTCTTCGGAAGAAGGCGAGTCCGATTCGGAAACGCTAGAAAAATCCCACTCTCCTCTGTATAAAACATGTAAAGATGCCGATATTTGTCACGAAGACCAGGATCTGGGTACGGCCAAAATAGACACTGCTACTACCTTATCAAGCCACGATGCAAAAAAATTTCCGATAGCCCCGGAAATCTTTGACGAGGGATATGGCGCGGAGCATGATGGCTATGATGTTGCTCCCAACGAGTCCCAGATACATGAATGTTCTGAAACAGAGACGAGTTCGCAGCATGTAGTTGTCCACGATTTTTCTACAGCAAGCGCCTTGAGACCGGCTGTAGCTGAAGCAAGGTCTTTCCGCAACCTTGACAACTCATATANNNNNNNNNNNNNNNNNNNNNNNNNNNNNNNNNNNNNNNNNNNNNNNNNNNNNNNNNNNNNNNNNNNNNNNNNNNNNNNNNNNNNNNNNNNNNNNGAAAGAAGCGAGGTCGTCTGACTGTNCTGTTTCGCTTGATGCCGGCCGACGCGAAGGATCGTCAGATGAAGAAAATTGACAGATCTGGCGAAAGAATTGGCcacttcacagtcactgtcaattcgaAACCGAGACTGTACCCACGCCTATCAAATTGCCTACAACATTCTTTTGGCCGAGTGGTTTGATAGCTAGACAGTCAGACAGGCCTTAGAATAGTCCATGGAGCGAAAGTCCCTGTTGAAAGGTTATTCGCTTCCGTTTGCGAAGGTCACCAGTGTGGCGTATCCGCGGGCAGGCTTGTTTCCTTGTCTTATCTTCAGACTGTAGCTCTAGTGCTCGTCGAATCACAGGTCAACCCAACGAAGTTGTGAAGCCATTTCCATGAAGAACCTAAGACGAGCCAGGTTAATGGATGCTTCTACAGGACAAATGCATGAGTATTGGTCCCGCACGAAAAGGCATAAAGACCAATGAAAAAGCACTTGTAGTGGGAGTCTCCAGGCCATaggcttccatttcttcccggACCATACAGCAAACCAAAGCCACCGCGGCCCAACtctagcttacagttaagaaTTATAGTGAATCAACTACGTTTTCTACAATATATTTTTTAATGTCCTTGTCTTTCGTGTAGGCCCTAAATGTGATTTTTCGTTGGGAGAGAACAACCAAGAGGCCAATGGAGGTATGTTTGAGGGGTATCGATTGTTTGTTCATCCACAGATCCGGATCCCGGTCTAAGGTGGCAGGGCAGTAACAGTCGGCGGCAACTGGTAGCTCACATGTTACCTGTGCTAAGTACCTAGGGTTATGTCATTTTAGCTAGCTAGGGAGAGTACCCCCCAATCTTCCGTCACCGCAATATGTTGTCAATCTCCTGGAATCGATCGGAGATCTCGATATTCACCGTCAGCGCGCCTTCATAAGTTCAAAAGATTGACTATGAAGTAAGCTGGTACGTAGGCCGAATTTCTGGAGGTCATATTGTTTTTACATTTTTGCCATAAGACGGAAGTTCCGACATCTGAAGCAGTGGTTTAACAGCGATACTCGAGAAAAGGTTGAAGCTAAACGGCACCTGGTCGTGATGGGCAACCGCGATTTTTGGTATTTCGatgtttgacagtgaatgaagGAACGATTTTGTTGTCTTTTTAGGCCGCGGAGTTGCATCAGATATTGCAGCTGGTAGGGTCGGATGACTCCTAGCCTGTATTTTTTGTACCAGCGTATAGGGAGCAAAATGACGTCTCAGAAACTCGAAATTCCCAATGTTCATTAAAATATCCCTCTTATGCCTTCGGGGCTATTGTTTGGTATGCCCGTTTTGTGGCACGTGGTCGTCATGGGCGACCGCGATTTTAGGTATTTCGatgtttgacagtgaatgaagGAACGATTTTGTTGTCTTTTTAGGCCGCGGAGTTGCATCAGATATTGCAGCTGGTAGGGTCGGATGACTCCTAGCCTGTATTTTTTGTACCAGCGTATAGGGAGCAAAATGACGTCTCAGAAACTCGAAATTCCCAATGTTCATTAAAATATCCCTCTTATGCCTTCGGGGCTATTGTTTGGTATGCCTGTTTTGTGGCACGTGGTCGTCATGGGCAACCGCGATTTTGGTAGTCGATTTGGGCTAGCTCTCCACCGCTCATTTGAAATGCAATCTTCCGAAGCTAACTGCGGAAGTATAACagatctgacagtgaagaagGATGGCACACCAGTAGCTACATAGGTAGCCACAGCCAATTCATCTTTACAGgttaattgactgtgagtcacgTTTCGACGCCAGAACCAAAAATCGTTTTTCATGACGTCTGACGTCTCTTTGACTTCGCCCGAACATTTACAGTTGAAGACCACATTTGGATTCTTGTCTACAGCTATTTCTCGCCCTGTCCATCAGGCTGAAATTTGAGAGACGCACTCAGAGGGGTAACGGGAACCGGTTCTCTCGACGGTTCAAGTGTCTCAAGCTCACGGAGATATTAGTAAGGCACGAAAGCTAATGGGCAAAACAAAGGAAACCATCGAGTCCACAGAAAAAGGCATTGAAAAGAGAGTGCTCGACTATAGAGTAGTTTATATTTTGTTGGAACCGTTTGTTGGTTTCTGAGTTTGTTGGCGTTTTCCTAGTTCGTATTGAAAAACGCCATCTGAAAATCATCAACGACTAGATTCTTGTCAAAGGGAAAatcagcaattgccaaaCGAATATTACGGACACGACCCTGCCAGTCCGGGCCGTTTTCTGGGACAGTCCAGTAGCCCGTGAACGAATTCATGCCGTTGGCGTCCCAGGTATCCGCCGCGCTGAATCCATCGATCCTCACGTTTCGAAGTGTCCACCCATCGTCTCGGAGAGTCAGTCGAACGCGGGGACACATTTCTCCTTCTTTACTTGAATTAACGCTGCAAGAGCTTCCTTTACCAGTTGCAGCGTCGATAAGTTGAAATTTAGCGGTAAACTTCCATGTTGTTCCTTGCAACAAACACCCATAGTCAACACCATTTGGCCACTTGTACTCAGGACCTATCCAGTATCTTCGCCGGTTCCCAGAATCGTAGTACATGGAAGTCGAGGAACTGAAGCCTTCCTTGTTCGACAGACTTCCGCCGCTAGGAACTGACCAGTATCCTTCATACCCCAGATCAAAGTT
The sequence above is a segment of the Phaeodactylum tricornutum CCAP 1055/1 chromosome 10, whole genome shotgun sequence genome. Coding sequences within it:
- a CDS encoding predicted protein; its protein translation is MVPQRRGSRRRRRQSHLTQQCTRVVCLLILGKTASQPAEETVAASLPLSQPHLRRRHDNGNTVELVPNATVRLPLHAVAGTHHVTAWMGEPPQAQTLIVDTGSRLTATACEPCSQCGTTHAHPFPHLDPQRSSTLRYTQCGSCLLSGIQECAAEQKCGINQRYTEGSSWTAVEVSDTFVLGGPEISSLEQYVSFTIIFAFGCQQKVRGLFRTQYANGILGLERSDLSLIKRLWKENVIPRESFSLCMTPFEGYIGLGGPLRDKHTESMKYTPFTSTQSWYAVHVVRVFVGDECLTSNDQHDTVVEHALVEAFAEGKGTILDSGTTDTYLPKAVAGRMREIWARLSNTPFQPSSTYAYTYDEFRSLPIVTFELANNVTLQALPKNFMEDLPEPLRPWTGRRKLMNRLYADEVQGAVVGLNTMVGYDLLFDVQGNRFGVAPALCGIANSTPAATH
- a CDS encoding predicted protein: MGNQTAADSSYEDLPSVNGGDHDLVQRVSLQEYSSVKAHDEDEDDELSDPDLEQRGSPALRRRAPPSNSFSVSSFRRGNVLLYVWLTIIGVVALLGVALLGFRHYLLASEHQTTNLGQRWSPNNPPATSDGKGGAPIAVEGGSSSVSGFTVAHDPNAYATWNPYNLSAEHIRVVPSSSVHVGTNGLATEEGLGYLTQPSIVNNTVVFVSEGDLYLTYLETTENSRAQRLPAVKLTTTEGNVRTPVLHPNRSLVAFTATYTSRREAYVMDLVTRRTKQVSFFDSAYGVSAIAGWSDVDTLVVVADSNQISLPDMRLYTIRLQQQHQYLTVDQAMRGKAVLDVTPVPLAQATEGFFEEGCWYFVRFKQSSHTARYVGGTAEALWAYCDGQALAYPLTPNYNGTSKTPSIYETATEKYLLFLSDRNTDNRPSTMNLWATPLPTSSNLKKGHFVMPKPIQITNVACQMEGLALQEYAVDPILKKIVMRIGADLFELTAEQVQTMLQSLNTGSTPPTPTRLPVLVYSDFHGLQERIRVVNVLRDLKSLDVFETAVGTQAALLTVRGQLFVAPVSENVAHSKTYQGAGQNLPLRRYRVAPGTMTAGSMRVLSAQYVPILADRNQEKRRMAIVLATDPRSPTAEHSFFLLPIDTDAVNMFSASDLLPKPFLGGYENGGSTRQGGLGSVRSDSVKVSPCGRRMAWTDTDGRVCLTTVPLYQNETNYTVLPSKNELGEPINGASAELVWSPGGRYLAISHPATNQFQVVSIVDCGDPNSPEDPTEVVDINIGRIVQATPSRFNSYEPFWGITGRDLSTRAIEEVLADLQGTGRPDEVATTLYFLSDRDIQTEVSSPWGSRAPSPYFPTMSALYGLPLTSVNLGDKEDAFMGRFAGGGVAEAFVDQLMALDKQLEALMVGDSKDSSRRLEKGQDVQARAIVARKLQRYRSHAISRLLDDTKAPTSAPTTTADRKTVFPSDMEIDFSGKDLTFARRAYRLAHVPDAHYLAILTQAQDDGSVALVENTDDGRIVKLFVADPYPSDGVDIEKSSISVVGWGLSTTRDFLYLVFASGTTKTVSNTAAGMMAAFLDAASDESIVDTNNMAVSIWPQLEYEQMYNDAWRMLRDYFYDTDMHQVDWAGVHGRYKSLVVRCTKREELDDVLAQMASELSALHVFVYGGEYSLPFGGDTKKISLHEPASLGATFKRVPEWKGYMITEIPQRDPDFNTVNGDAVYCPVSGQALEPTGQNGLEVGDVVVGVNGESVMHATDLHMLLRGSAGRSVRLEVLRLESGNVRSTTNEMISEPLIVVPITPMAAADLRYQAWEWRTRQKAKELAVKAGFSVAYIHMQSMLQHDMNAFARNFFPDYDAQALILDVRHNRGGNIDSWILTLLQRKAWMYWGDRVGVRTGDLDWDEQFAFRGHIVVLIDEHTASDGEGVSRGISELGLGRLVGTRTWGGGIWLSSDNRLVDGGIASAPEIGTFNDRLGWGMGIEQQGVVPDVEVDNNPRTAYSGHDEQLERAIAELAEWLEEEPVIHPRPLEPKHDMSLHDTCSV
- a CDS encoding predicted protein codes for the protein MSWFSSRRAKPAKESAFNTDDKPQNAFGGFGAVAHFDDGPLRDPRMANDFLERGTKNENIHTHSDTSSDGDDAGSEAESGSLSDDSFVGGPLMYESTCSDDSITVDTADPDSQDWNLRKANNFLQDFYDKEDLERVSQEQHRLRSTDDENDAESASSSDQSSEEGESDSETLEKSHSPLYKTCKDADICHEDQDLGTAKIDTATTLSSHDAKKFPIAPEIFDEGYGAEHDGYDVAPNESQIHECSETETSSQHVVVHDFSTASALRPAVAEARSTQRSCEAISMKNLRRARLMDASTGQMHEYWSRTKRHKDQ